In Streptomyces capitiformicae, one genomic interval encodes:
- a CDS encoding AvrD family protein has product MTGPAGARLVVPAIDDHLGPGEHRYFGGGFRRVRHRLEAIRVSSRAESTEATARASVSYPADWSAKGTGELVPHLSSIDALALGAQLAEILLGHAYGLDAGTRSRMWLRGVRLRAGVHPQEDLDRLAVHGVVRPAESAHVTDGLRASPIRARIGSMEVWCEVQHEVAGGYRPDHAEARHPSAEDVLGEPYRRYFAELFRHRGQRVTDLTVDREAGRVDATVHITPAPGESRLRPTGLESAYLPSASMIDAITVMGQLAQVLLYELDGIDRGDSDTLWLRQAVLSTPMPLRGLDRAFPVHARIEDTRLLSIADDTWRVCDLGYAFHGITGGFSVAHRLPGRGLR; this is encoded by the coding sequence GTGACGGGCCCGGCAGGGGCCCGGCTGGTCGTCCCCGCCATCGACGACCATCTCGGTCCCGGTGAGCACCGTTATTTCGGTGGCGGCTTCCGCCGCGTGCGGCACCGGCTGGAGGCCATCCGGGTCTCCAGCCGGGCCGAGTCCACCGAGGCGACCGCCCGCGCGTCCGTGAGCTACCCGGCCGACTGGTCCGCGAAGGGCACCGGCGAACTCGTCCCCCACCTCAGCAGCATCGACGCCCTGGCGCTGGGCGCGCAGCTCGCCGAGATCCTGCTCGGCCACGCCTACGGTCTCGACGCCGGCACGCGCTCGCGGATGTGGCTGCGCGGGGTACGCCTGCGGGCCGGCGTCCATCCGCAGGAGGACCTCGACCGCCTCGCCGTGCACGGCGTCGTCCGTCCCGCCGAGTCGGCGCACGTCACCGACGGTCTGCGCGCCTCGCCGATCCGGGCTCGCATCGGCTCGATGGAGGTCTGGTGCGAGGTCCAGCACGAGGTGGCGGGCGGATACCGGCCCGACCACGCCGAGGCGCGCCACCCGAGCGCCGAGGACGTCCTGGGGGAGCCGTACCGGCGGTACTTCGCCGAGCTCTTCCGGCACCGCGGCCAGCGCGTCACAGACCTCACCGTCGACCGGGAGGCCGGACGCGTGGACGCCACCGTCCACATCACGCCCGCGCCCGGCGAAAGCCGTCTCCGGCCCACCGGCCTGGAGTCCGCCTACCTGCCCAGCGCGTCCATGATCGACGCGATCACCGTGATGGGCCAGCTCGCCCAGGTCCTGCTGTACGAACTCGACGGCATCGACCGCGGCGACAGCGACACCCTGTGGCTGCGCCAGGCAGTCCTGTCCACCCCTATGCCGCTGCGGGGACTGGATCGCGCGTTCCCCGTGCACGCGCGGATCGAGGACACCCGCTTGCTGTCCATCGCCGACGACACCTGGCGGGTCTGCGATCTCGGCTACGCGTTCCACGGCATCACCGGAGGCTTCTCCGTGGCACACCGACTACCCGGCCGAGGGCTGCGATGA
- a CDS encoding acyl-CoA dehydrogenase family protein: MTVQVFAERPTTQVAPTFAPTFLTALTGGDPAWDVRRGASAPESVEQPTEVVRILAFLDTEVDPDAVDREGEIPPFLIARLRDLGAFRLATSQDLGGLGLTPYTLFRAVEAVASRSAAIGFMLGVHNGIGVATSLLPTLPHGSLRDLIRRRSAEGMISGFADTEPAGQGNRWPRTTADPTPDGSAYVLKGDKLFISNGPVADLLGVTVTVRDEDGPRVGLAVVDTRSPGFEVRADLEYLGVRGLPNGWLRLKGVTIPRDHVVTVAQGDPRHTPERMSAYLTARMLIQAAPALAIARNCLRWSREFTARRRVDGIGLGEYDLIQRTLAANAAEVRAMDAVVRWSLGAPAPGDRWFERMFARNFCTEAAARVVDRTVSLLGGEGVETDRSKRRRGAPSVPLERAFRDIRMLRTAGGVDDLADAQAAQALLAHVADTAPAGLAADAFADTLPATENLSPRNARHLRDLYEDLARFPAACRDVGARTAGERERRAQQYPLLLLGRIARELLGTAAVLATAEQDGHQRLTDVHCTAARFRLRDLWAQLDAPDHPDHAGIARAVLSRDRHVDDLLGL; encoded by the coding sequence ATGACCGTCCAAGTTTTCGCGGAGCGCCCGACAACGCAGGTCGCGCCAACGTTCGCGCCGACCTTCCTGACCGCCCTGACCGGCGGCGACCCGGCATGGGACGTCCGGCGCGGCGCGTCCGCACCGGAGAGCGTTGAACAGCCGACGGAGGTGGTGCGGATCCTGGCCTTCCTCGACACCGAGGTCGACCCGGACGCCGTCGACCGGGAGGGAGAGATCCCCCCGTTCCTGATCGCGCGCCTGCGAGACCTCGGCGCCTTCAGGCTCGCGACGAGCCAGGACCTCGGCGGGCTCGGGCTGACGCCGTACACGCTGTTCCGGGCCGTCGAGGCGGTCGCCTCCCGGTCCGCCGCGATCGGCTTCATGCTCGGCGTCCACAACGGCATCGGGGTCGCCACGTCGCTGCTGCCGACGCTGCCGCACGGCTCGCTGCGCGACCTCATCCGGCGCCGCAGCGCCGAGGGCATGATCTCCGGCTTCGCGGACACCGAGCCCGCCGGACAGGGCAACCGGTGGCCGAGGACGACCGCGGACCCGACCCCCGACGGCTCGGCGTACGTGCTCAAGGGCGACAAGCTGTTCATCAGCAACGGACCCGTCGCCGACCTCCTCGGGGTCACCGTGACCGTACGCGACGAGGACGGCCCCCGCGTCGGCCTCGCCGTCGTGGACACCCGGAGCCCCGGATTCGAGGTACGGGCCGACCTGGAGTACCTGGGCGTACGGGGCCTGCCCAACGGCTGGCTGCGCCTGAAAGGGGTCACCATCCCCAGGGACCATGTGGTGACGGTCGCGCAGGGCGACCCCCGGCACACCCCGGAACGGATGTCGGCCTACCTGACCGCGCGGATGCTCATCCAGGCGGCCCCGGCGCTCGCCATCGCCCGCAACTGCCTGCGCTGGTCACGGGAGTTCACCGCGCGCCGACGCGTCGACGGCATCGGGCTGGGGGAGTACGACCTCATCCAGCGCACGCTCGCGGCCAACGCGGCGGAAGTACGCGCCATGGACGCGGTGGTGCGCTGGAGCCTCGGTGCCCCGGCCCCCGGCGACCGCTGGTTCGAGCGCATGTTCGCCCGTAACTTCTGCACCGAGGCGGCCGCCCGGGTTGTGGACCGCACGGTCTCGCTCCTCGGCGGCGAAGGAGTGGAAACCGACCGCTCCAAGCGCCGGCGCGGGGCACCGTCCGTTCCGCTGGAGCGGGCCTTCCGGGACATCAGGATGCTGCGGACGGCCGGAGGCGTCGATGACCTGGCCGACGCACAGGCGGCCCAGGCGCTGCTCGCACACGTCGCGGATACGGCCCCGGCCGGCCTCGCAGCCGACGCTTTCGCGGACACACTCCCGGCCACCGAGAACCTCTCCCCGCGCAACGCCCGCCATCTGCGGGACCTGTACGAGGACTTGGCCCGCTTCCCCGCCGCCTGCCGCGACGTCGGCGCCCGCACGGCCGGGGAGCGGGAGCGACGCGCCCAGCAGTACCCGCTGCTGCTGCTCGGCCGGATCGCCCGCGAACTGCTCGGCACCGCGGCGGTCCTCGCCACGGCCGAACAGGACGGGCACCAGCGACTCACGGACGTCCACTGCACGGCCGCCCGGTTCCGGCTGCGCGACCTGTGGGCGCAGCTCGACGCACCGGATCACCCGGACCACGCCGGCATCGCACGCGCGGTGCTGTCCCGGGACCGGCACGTCGACGACCTGCTCGGCCTGTGA
- a CDS encoding Gfo/Idh/MocA family protein, whose product MTEPIRVGVIGAGTERGWAKAAHLPALKALPDYELTAVATTRAGSARRAAEQHGAAHAFTDPARLSGHPEVDLVVVAVKTPDHTDLVLPALEAGKHIYCEWPLARTTKEAEVMAEAARQAGVHHTVGLQARQAPAVRHARRLLTSGAIGRVTGVNVFATRAKGAGGTLTSDAVYTVDRRNGAGTLEVAGGHTLDLLEFLCGPVGRLSASLSVQQPRLTVSDTAESIGVTSADHIVIGGFLVTGVPVSVHIHDGKTGHARTRLEFSGTRGSLALVSEGPAAGHGIQISDIRLYEDKGAATDGRREVPVPPECRTAVDVPDTAVRNVAELYTALARDIRTGSHTVPDFEAGLRLHRLLDTVRSADQAAASQVREV is encoded by the coding sequence ATGACCGAACCGATTCGTGTAGGTGTCATCGGCGCCGGCACCGAACGGGGCTGGGCCAAGGCGGCACACCTGCCGGCCCTGAAGGCCCTGCCGGACTACGAGCTCACGGCGGTCGCGACGACCCGCGCCGGCAGCGCCCGCCGCGCCGCCGAACAGCACGGAGCAGCCCACGCCTTCACCGACCCGGCCCGGCTCAGCGGCCATCCCGAGGTGGACCTGGTCGTCGTCGCGGTGAAGACACCGGACCATACCGACCTCGTCCTGCCCGCCCTGGAGGCCGGCAAGCACATCTACTGCGAATGGCCGCTCGCCCGCACCACCAAGGAAGCCGAGGTGATGGCCGAGGCCGCCCGGCAGGCAGGCGTCCACCACACCGTCGGCCTCCAGGCCCGGCAAGCGCCCGCCGTCCGCCACGCCCGCCGGCTGCTCACTTCCGGCGCCATCGGCAGGGTCACCGGCGTCAACGTCTTCGCCACCCGAGCCAAGGGAGCCGGCGGCACCCTCACCTCCGACGCCGTCTACACCGTCGACCGGCGCAACGGCGCCGGAACCCTGGAGGTCGCCGGCGGGCACACGCTGGACCTGCTGGAGTTCCTGTGCGGGCCCGTCGGCCGGCTCTCGGCGTCCCTGTCCGTGCAGCAGCCCAGGCTGACCGTCTCCGACACCGCTGAGAGCATCGGCGTCACCAGCGCCGACCACATCGTCATCGGCGGGTTCCTGGTCACCGGCGTCCCCGTGTCGGTTCACATCCACGACGGCAAGACCGGCCACGCCCGCACCCGCCTGGAGTTCTCCGGCACCCGCGGCAGCCTCGCCCTCGTCTCCGAAGGGCCCGCCGCGGGACACGGCATCCAGATCAGCGACATCCGTCTGTACGAGGACAAGGGCGCCGCCACCGACGGCCGCCGGGAAGTGCCCGTGCCGCCGGAATGCCGTACCGCTGTGGACGTACCCGACACCGCCGTGCGCAACGTGGCGGAGCTCTACACCGCGCTGGCCCGGGACATCCGGACCGGCTCGCACACAGTGCCCGACTTCGAGGCCGGCCTGAGACTGCACCGGCTCCTCGACACCGTCCGCTCCGCCGACCAGGCCGCGGCGAGCCAGGTCCGAGAGGTGTGA
- a CDS encoding type I polyketide synthase yields MAIVGMSCRFPGAANVGEFWKMLVNAESQFSAVPASRWDHSAYHRPGDFREPHGVYTDQVAFLPEVERFAPAHYGIPPRRARTMDPQARLFVDLAREALQDAGWERTGFDRSRTGVFAGVSSIDYRDISVSRVSANLLADGSLHDGERDPELLARLHEATDSSLMPMNSFTIPGCLANMVPCAVSEVLDLGGPSVSLDAACSSALVALDAAVRSLRLGACSIALVGGVYISLSPAPLVGFARAGALSRHGVCRPFDERADGFVLGEGGAILVLRPVEDAVAAGDRIYAVITGVGSANDGRGGGPMTPQAQGQLAALRAAYRDAGITPGQIDLLEAHGTGTPVGDRTELEAIGLLRSESGSAQPCYVSSSKALIGHTLSAAGAAGLVKAALAVHHGVVPPQPAEIQVNGALDLEGSGLRLTTTAQEWPHDGVRRAGVSSFGFGGTNVHAVLEGAPATDPDPSVGQLPAEPWLFLLSAGSVADLARHAEDVRRTVAAAPDATPAEVAHTLARRDLLTARLAFVAATREELLDRLQLAAQRLADGAVGELAPGIHAAAKPLPAEERRIAFAFPGQGSQRPGMLADLVRRFPSPAHRAAELAALTAEDSDTVPHALPGLLWEAHDADDSDAQAALMVTDMCQPGLGITGATTVELLAALGIRPDVAVGHSVGEFPAAVAAGAFAASDAVRFMTQRGAALAAAVPSGTGAMLAVQAPAAEAERLALAIEGVWPACYNHEGQLVFSGGIESVEALRAHCAEQGVAAVRLRVSHAFHSPLVAAADEVMAETIAGLPLTEPTRTFISGVSGQECREPQEIKDLWARHNTAPVRFTDAVRSVVATGARFLVQVYGGDTLLRMAKRGAAGADLELVPLTTSRSDDGRAFLTALGRLAVAGAPVDPAALFPADGGRLLSLPPSPLETAVYTVRTGTGRNRRRTVIPSPAATTTPEPSVAPVPEPSLRTVIPSPLATSPIGEPRMSGLIEFLHAQVSLLQSFDPAGRNLPYAAVPTVTAPVQEPLQEKLSEAVRAGRAPQALSLEPAAPPVQAGTDEVRAAVYAGISKVSAYPEDFLRPEHVFATDLGFDSIMLAELATRLRGRWPDLQVKAAEMMDIATIGDLVTTIEDRLGVAPAARPSAAPTPVAEPVSALAAPVPAERRRSTEDRREAADVRVFPEVLASLERKRSLEASGVVNPYFLPHEGTIRDTTRVADRELISFSSYNYLGLSGHPAVAAAIQEAVERYGSSVSAARILSGNRPLHQELDRGLAELVGAQDAVSLVSGHATNVTVIGHLMGPGDLILHDSLAHDSIIQGCRQSGAARQPFPHNDLVALDRILDHVRDNYRRVLIVVEGVYSMDGDTADLPALIAVKQRHDALLMVDEAHSIGVMGKTGGGMAQFSGVNPDDVDVWMGTLSKSLASCGGYVAGRHELIEHFRYTLPGFVFSAGLPPASTAAALTALRLIREEPERVTRLHDNAALFLRLAAEAGVDVGTSEGTPVVPAITGDSEKALRLADRLYARGVSANPILHPAVEERLARLRFFITSEHTEEQITTAVRILGEELAALS; encoded by the coding sequence ATGGCTATTGTCGGCATGTCGTGCCGATTTCCCGGAGCCGCCAATGTCGGCGAATTCTGGAAAATGCTGGTGAATGCCGAGTCGCAGTTCTCGGCGGTCCCCGCGAGTCGTTGGGACCACTCCGCCTACCATCGGCCGGGCGATTTCAGGGAGCCGCACGGCGTCTACACCGACCAGGTCGCTTTTCTGCCCGAGGTCGAGCGGTTCGCCCCCGCCCACTACGGCATTCCGCCCCGCCGGGCCCGCACGATGGACCCGCAGGCCAGGCTGTTCGTGGACCTGGCGCGGGAGGCGCTCCAGGACGCCGGCTGGGAGCGCACCGGCTTCGACCGGTCCCGCACAGGCGTCTTCGCCGGGGTGAGCTCGATCGACTACCGGGACATCAGCGTCTCCCGCGTCAGCGCAAACCTGCTGGCGGACGGCTCCCTCCATGACGGGGAGCGTGACCCGGAGCTGCTGGCCCGACTGCACGAGGCGACCGATTCCTCGCTGATGCCCATGAACTCCTTCACCATCCCCGGGTGTCTGGCCAACATGGTCCCCTGCGCCGTCAGCGAGGTCCTCGACCTCGGCGGCCCCTCCGTCTCGCTCGACGCGGCCTGCTCCTCGGCGCTCGTGGCGCTGGACGCGGCGGTGCGCAGCCTGCGCTTGGGCGCCTGCTCCATCGCTCTCGTGGGCGGCGTGTACATCAGCCTGTCACCGGCGCCCCTGGTCGGCTTCGCCCGGGCTGGCGCGCTGTCCCGCCACGGTGTGTGCCGGCCGTTCGACGAGCGCGCCGACGGCTTCGTGCTCGGTGAGGGCGGCGCCATCCTGGTGCTGCGCCCGGTGGAGGACGCCGTCGCGGCCGGCGACCGCATCTACGCCGTCATCACCGGGGTCGGCTCCGCCAATGACGGCCGGGGCGGCGGCCCGATGACACCGCAGGCCCAGGGGCAGCTCGCCGCCCTGCGCGCCGCCTACCGGGACGCCGGGATCACCCCTGGGCAGATCGACCTGCTGGAGGCACACGGTACGGGCACGCCTGTCGGCGACCGGACCGAACTCGAGGCCATCGGGTTGCTGCGCTCGGAGTCCGGCTCCGCGCAGCCGTGCTACGTCTCCTCCTCCAAGGCGCTGATCGGGCACACGCTGTCCGCGGCCGGGGCGGCGGGGCTGGTGAAGGCCGCGCTCGCCGTGCACCACGGCGTCGTACCGCCGCAGCCCGCGGAGATCCAGGTCAACGGCGCCCTTGACCTGGAGGGCTCCGGCCTGCGTCTGACCACGACCGCCCAGGAGTGGCCGCACGACGGCGTCCGCCGGGCGGGCGTCAGTTCGTTCGGCTTCGGCGGCACGAACGTGCACGCGGTCCTGGAAGGCGCTCCGGCCACCGACCCGGACCCGAGTGTCGGCCAACTCCCCGCCGAACCCTGGCTTTTCCTGCTCTCCGCCGGGTCCGTGGCGGACCTCGCCCGGCACGCGGAGGACGTGCGCCGGACGGTCGCCGCGGCCCCGGACGCCACACCCGCCGAGGTGGCCCACACCCTGGCCCGGCGTGATCTGCTCACCGCCCGCCTCGCGTTCGTCGCCGCGACCCGTGAGGAGCTGCTCGACCGGCTCCAGCTCGCCGCGCAGCGACTGGCGGACGGCGCGGTCGGGGAACTGGCTCCCGGCATCCACGCGGCGGCGAAGCCACTGCCCGCGGAGGAGCGCCGGATCGCGTTTGCCTTCCCGGGCCAGGGCTCGCAGCGGCCCGGCATGCTGGCGGACCTCGTCCGGCGGTTCCCCTCGCCGGCCCACCGAGCGGCCGAGCTGGCCGCGCTGACCGCCGAGGACTCCGACACGGTGCCGCACGCGCTGCCCGGACTGCTGTGGGAGGCGCACGACGCCGACGACAGCGACGCGCAGGCCGCTCTGATGGTGACCGACATGTGCCAGCCGGGCCTGGGCATCACGGGTGCCACCACCGTCGAGCTGCTCGCCGCCTTGGGGATCCGGCCCGATGTCGCAGTCGGCCACAGCGTCGGCGAGTTCCCCGCCGCGGTCGCGGCCGGGGCGTTCGCTGCTTCCGATGCTGTCAGGTTCATGACGCAAAGGGGGGCGGCGCTGGCCGCCGCCGTACCGTCCGGGACCGGTGCCATGCTCGCCGTACAGGCTCCCGCCGCCGAGGCCGAGCGCCTCGCCCTGGCCATCGAGGGGGTCTGGCCCGCCTGCTACAACCACGAGGGCCAGCTCGTGTTCAGCGGCGGCATCGAGAGCGTGGAGGCGTTGCGCGCCCACTGTGCCGAGCAGGGCGTCGCCGCGGTCCGGCTGCGGGTGTCGCACGCCTTCCACTCGCCCCTGGTCGCGGCCGCCGACGAGGTGATGGCGGAGACGATCGCAGGCCTCCCGCTGACCGAGCCCACCCGCACGTTCATCTCCGGCGTCAGCGGCCAGGAGTGCCGGGAACCGCAGGAGATCAAGGACCTGTGGGCCCGTCACAACACCGCCCCTGTACGGTTCACCGACGCCGTGCGGTCGGTCGTCGCGACCGGCGCCCGCTTCCTCGTACAGGTCTACGGCGGCGACACCCTCCTGCGCATGGCCAAGCGCGGCGCGGCGGGAGCGGACCTGGAACTCGTACCGCTGACGACGAGCCGGTCGGACGACGGCCGCGCCTTCCTCACCGCGCTCGGCCGGCTCGCCGTGGCCGGGGCGCCGGTGGACCCGGCCGCGCTGTTCCCCGCGGACGGCGGTCGGCTGCTGTCCCTCCCACCGTCCCCCCTGGAGACGGCGGTGTACACGGTCCGCACCGGCACCGGCCGCAACCGGCGCCGCACGGTGATTCCCAGCCCCGCCGCGACCACCACGCCCGAACCCTCCGTCGCCCCCGTCCCCGAGCCGAGTCTGCGCACGGTCATTCCCTCCCCCCTTGCCACCTCCCCGATCGGAGAGCCGAGGATGAGCGGTCTCATCGAGTTCCTGCACGCCCAGGTGTCCCTGCTCCAGTCCTTCGACCCGGCCGGCCGGAACCTGCCCTACGCGGCCGTCCCGACGGTCACCGCACCCGTCCAGGAGCCGCTCCAGGAGAAGCTGTCTGAGGCCGTCCGTGCGGGACGGGCGCCTCAGGCTCTCTCCCTCGAACCCGCCGCACCGCCGGTCCAGGCCGGGACCGACGAGGTGCGGGCGGCCGTGTACGCCGGGATATCCAAGGTCAGCGCCTACCCCGAGGACTTCCTGCGGCCCGAGCACGTCTTCGCCACCGACCTCGGATTCGACTCGATCATGCTGGCGGAGCTGGCCACCCGGCTGCGCGGCAGGTGGCCGGACCTTCAGGTGAAGGCCGCCGAGATGATGGACATCGCCACGATCGGCGACCTGGTCACGACCATCGAGGACCGCCTCGGAGTGGCACCCGCGGCGCGCCCCTCCGCCGCCCCGACGCCGGTCGCGGAACCGGTGTCGGCGCTCGCCGCCCCCGTACCCGCCGAGCGGCGCCGCAGCACGGAGGACCGTCGAGAGGCCGCCGACGTCCGGGTGTTCCCCGAGGTCCTCGCCTCACTGGAGCGCAAGCGGAGCCTCGAGGCGTCCGGCGTCGTCAACCCGTACTTCCTGCCGCACGAGGGCACCATCCGGGACACCACCCGGGTGGCCGACCGTGAGCTGATCTCCTTCTCCAGCTACAACTACCTCGGTCTGTCGGGCCACCCGGCGGTCGCCGCGGCGATCCAGGAGGCCGTCGAGCGCTACGGCTCCTCGGTGTCCGCCGCCCGCATCCTCTCCGGCAACCGCCCGCTGCACCAGGAACTCGACCGGGGCCTGGCCGAACTCGTCGGCGCCCAGGACGCCGTGAGCCTGGTCAGTGGGCATGCCACCAACGTCACCGTGATCGGGCACCTGATGGGCCCCGGCGACCTGATCCTGCACGACTCCCTCGCGCACGACAGCATCATCCAGGGCTGCCGCCAGTCGGGCGCCGCCCGGCAGCCCTTCCCGCACAACGACCTGGTGGCCCTCGACCGCATCCTCGACCATGTGCGGGACAACTACCGCCGGGTGCTGATCGTGGTGGAGGGCGTCTACAGCATGGACGGTGACACCGCGGACCTGCCCGCGCTCATCGCCGTCAAGCAGCGGCACGACGCCCTCCTCATGGTCGACGAAGCCCACAGCATCGGCGTGATGGGCAAGACCGGCGGCGGCATGGCCCAGTTCTCCGGGGTCAACCCCGACGACGTGGACGTGTGGATGGGCACCCTGTCCAAGTCCCTCGCCAGCTGCGGTGGTTACGTGGCCGGACGACACGAGCTGATCGAGCACTTCCGGTACACCCTGCCGGGCTTCGTGTTCAGCGCGGGGCTGCCCCCGGCGTCCACCGCCGCTGCTCTCACCGCGCTCCGGCTGATCCGCGAGGAGCCCGAGCGCGTCACCCGGCTGCACGACAACGCGGCACTGTTCCTGCGGCTCGCGGCCGAGGCCGGCGTCGACGTGGGCACCAGCGAGGGCACCCCGGTCGTGCCCGCGATCACCGGCGACTCCGAGAAGGCGCTCCGCCTCGCCGACCGCCTCTACGCCCGCGGCGTCAGCGCCAACCCGATCCTGCACCCGGCGGTGGAGGAACGTCTCGCCCGGCTGCGGTTCTTCATCACCTCCGAGCACACGGAGGAGCAGATCACCACCGCGGTCCGCATCCTCGGAGAGGAACTGGCCGCGTTGTCCTGA
- a CDS encoding TetR/AcrR family transcriptional regulator, with amino-acid sequence MDVIQGAKERVRAEVAGAIKGEACRQLAAEGAARLSLRAVARELGMASSALYRYFPSRDDLLTALIVDAYDAIGQAAESAFTRAGVTDPQHAWVEICRAVRAWALEHPHEYALIYGSPVPGYAAPQDTVAPASRVALVLLAVAEAAHDAGLLAEPDLPAADCDAVVAEEIRRLLEQPDRILPGAVVPRLAAAWAQLFGLISFEVFGQFNRVIDDRDTLFENAVVALALQVGLRSTGPDARA; translated from the coding sequence ATGGATGTCATCCAAGGAGCCAAGGAGAGAGTCCGCGCCGAGGTCGCCGGCGCCATCAAGGGCGAGGCCTGCAGACAGCTCGCCGCCGAGGGCGCGGCGCGGCTCTCGCTGCGCGCGGTCGCACGGGAACTGGGCATGGCCTCGTCGGCGCTCTACCGCTATTTCCCGAGCCGGGACGATCTACTCACGGCGCTCATCGTCGACGCCTACGACGCCATCGGGCAGGCCGCCGAGAGCGCCTTCACGAGGGCGGGCGTCACGGACCCGCAGCACGCATGGGTCGAGATCTGTCGCGCCGTGCGGGCGTGGGCGCTGGAACATCCGCACGAGTACGCGCTGATCTACGGTTCACCCGTGCCCGGCTACGCCGCCCCGCAGGACACCGTGGCCCCGGCCTCCCGGGTCGCGCTGGTCCTGCTCGCGGTGGCGGAGGCCGCCCACGACGCCGGCCTTCTCGCCGAGCCGGACCTTCCGGCGGCGGACTGCGACGCGGTCGTCGCCGAGGAGATCCGCCGGCTGCTGGAACAGCCCGACCGCATCCTCCCGGGGGCGGTCGTGCCCCGCCTGGCCGCCGCCTGGGCCCAGCTGTTCGGTCTGATCAGCTTCGAGGTGTTCGGACAGTTCAACCGGGTCATCGACGACCGCGACACCCTCTTCGAGAACGCGGTCGTCGCGCTCGCCCTCCAGGTGGGCCTGCGCTCCACGGGGCCGGACGCTCGAGCCTGA